One Salvia splendens isolate huo1 chromosome 12, SspV2, whole genome shotgun sequence genomic window carries:
- the LOC121759269 gene encoding uncharacterized protein LOC121759269 encodes MQKLLRRTPVAAPISFGNNNTPISLPVSASSFLSLRFTGAARKMSCLGQPTNPFSSAAVRGLKLTKLRPCSCAINNSSTNAAPLREWVVLKESSRHSGLGGGSHRAAWFATLAGNPSKGGEFALSEEKRLQRRKNGGSGAVVPGSPDLLTIPGVGPRNSRKLVEKGFEGVAQLKQLYKDKFFGKSSEKMVEFLQSSVGIIHKNHAESITIFIKESVDEELKESIKPSQKNRITLCVEGNISVGKTTFLQRIANETLELRDLVEIVPEPVDKWQNVGPDHFNILDAFYAEPERYAYTFQNYVFVTRVMQERESCGGMKPLRLMERSVFSDRMVFVRAVHEAKWMNEMEISIYDSWFDPVVSSLPGLIPDGFIYLRASPDTCHKRMMLRKRAEEGGVSLDYLRDLHEKHESWLFPFDSGNHGVLSVSQLPKNDDWSLHPHIKDRVFYLHGDHMHSSIQKVPALVLDCEPDIDFSRDIEAKHEYARQVAEFFEFVKKKKEVSDSVIGQDTRTSNQPSVLLPHNGNLWMRGQQPFPGSAVDFRKAMSFMPK; translated from the exons ATGCAGAAGCTTTTGCGCAGAACGCCCGTTGCTGCCCCAATTTCATTCGGCAATAACAACACTCCTATCTCTCTACCCGTCTCCGCCTCCAGCTTTCTCTCTCTACGGTTCACCGGCGCCGCCAGGAAAATGTCGTGTCTCGGCCAGCCGACAAATCCGTTTTCGTCTGCAGCGGTGCGTGGCCTCAAATTGACGAAATTGCGCCCCTGCAGCTGCGCCATCAACAACAGCAGCACCAATGCGGCGCCGCTGAGGGAGTGGGTGGTATTGAAGGAGAGCAGTAGGCATAGTGGATTGGGAGGCGGGTCCCACAGGGCGGCGTGGTTCGCAACCCTAGCCGGGAATCCGAGTAAGGGCGGCGAATTCGCGCTTTCGGAGGAGAAGCGCTTACAAAGGAGGAAGAATGGGGGCAGTGGCGCGGTGGTTCCGGGGAGCCCTGATTTGCTCACTATTCCCGGAGTCGGTCCAAGGAATTCGAGGAAGCTTGTGGAAAAAGGGTTTGAGGGTGTAGCGCAGCTCAAACAGCTATATAAAGATAAG TTTTTTGGTAAATCTAGTGAGAAGATGGTGGAGTTCTTACAGAGTTCGGTTGGGATCATACACAAGAACCATGCTGAGAGCATAACTATATTTATCAAGGAGAGTGTGGATGAAGAGCTCAAGGAAAGTATTAAGCCTAGTCAAAAGAATCGGATCACTTTATGTGTTGAAGGAAATATCAGCGTGGGAAAGACTACATTCTTGCAGAGAATAGCTAATGAAACCCTTGAACTTAGAGATCTTGTGGAGATTGTTCCCGAACCAGTTGACAAGTGGCAGAATGTTGGTCCCGACCACTTCAACATATTAGATGCCTTTTATGCTGAACCAGAGAGATATGCGTATACTTTCCAGAACTACGTGTTTGTAACAAGAGTTATGCAAGAGAGAGAATCATGTGGCGGTATGAAGCCCCTTAGGCTTATGGAACGGAGTGTCTTCAGTGACAGAATG GTCTTTGTGAGAGCTGTTCATGAGGCAAAGTGGATGAATGAGATGGAAATTAGCATTTACGATTCATGGTTTGATCCTGTCGTTTCAAGTTTGCCCGGACTCATACCTGATGGATTCATCTACCTAAGAGCAAGCCCTGATACTTGCCACAAGCGCATGATGCTCCGTAAGAGAGCAGAAGAAGGCGGAGTCTCTCTGGACTACCTGAGGGATTTGCATGAGAAGCATGAAAGCTGGCTTTTCCCCTTTGACAGTGGCAACCATGGAGTTCTATCAGTGAGTCAACTTCCCAAGAACGATGATTGGTCTTTACATCCCCACATCAAAGACCGTGTCTTTTATTTGCACGGTGATCATATGCATTCGAGCATCCAAAAG GTTCCTGCTTTGGTTCTCGACTGTGAACCAGACATCGATTTCAGCAGAGACATAGAAGCTAAGCATGA ATATGCTCGCCAAGTTGCTGAGTTCTTCGAGTTTgtcaagaaaaagaaagaagttTCCGATTCAGTCATAGGACAAGACACACGAACGAGCAACCAACCTTCGGTGCTGTTGCCCCACAATGGAAATCTCTGGATGCGCGGACAGCAGCCTTTCCCAGGCTCAGCTGTTGATTTTAGGAAAGCTATGTCGTTTATGCCTAAGTAG
- the LOC121756999 gene encoding alpha-(1,4)-fucosyltransferase-like isoform X2, with product MQLKTINTFAVTLMLTAAVIILFSTGFLEFPAADSAVPSPKDSIFYSLSKSDSPEPFRDLFGAFKKWDSEVGCAQFRETHRDLLVNGSKMSSLQNAEGGIECGELQMKHVSVLVKGWTWVPDNMDNLYSCRCGLSCLWTKSSLLADKPDALLFETTTPPILDTLVYWSSSRCLPQRNQLAKKILSLLPTHSFGKCLNNVGGLDQALSFYPECVKDPNEKPKWWDHLHCAMSHYKFVLAIENTMTESYVTEKLFYALDSGAVPIYFGAPNVWDFIPPHSIIDGTQFSSIEQLASYVKSLANDPVAYAEYHAWRRCGVLGNYGKTRAASLDTLPCRLCEQVSEMNGRDAKAL from the exons ATGCAATTGAAAACCATAAACACCTTCGCTGTGACACTGATGTTAACCGCTGCGGTGATCATCCTCTTCTCCACCGGATTTCTCGAATTCCCAGCTGCCGATTCCGCAGTCCCATCACCTAAAGATTCGATCTTCTACTCTCTTTCGAAATCCGATTCGCCGGAGCCCTTCAGAGATTTGTTCGGAGCGTTCAAGAAATGGGATTCCGAGGTGGGCTGCGCCCAATTTAGGGAAACACACCGAGATTTACTGGTGAATGGGTCAAAGATGTCGTCTTTGCAGAATGCGGAGGGGGGGATCGAGTGTGGTGAGCTGCAGATGAAGCATGTCAGCGTTCTGGTCAAAGGGTGGACTTGGGTTCCTGACAATATGGATAATTTGTATAGCTGTAGATGCGGGTTGAGCTGTTTATGGACCAAATCTTCTCTTCTTGCTGATAAGCCTGATGCCCTTTTGTTTGAAACAACCACTCCCCCAATTCTG GACACACTTGTTTATTGGTCTTCGTCTCGCTGCTTACCTCAAAGGAATCAGCTTGCCAAAAAGATACTCAGCCTGTTACCCACCCACTCTTTTGGGAAGTGCCTGAACAACGTTGGAGGCCTCGACCAGGCACTCTCCTTCTACCCCGAGTGTGTGAAGGATCCCAACGAGAAACCCAAATGGTGGGATCATCTACATTGTGCCATGTCCCACTACAAGTTTGTCCTTGCAATAGAGAACACCATGACAGAGAGCTATGTGACGGAGAAACTCTTCTATGCTCTCGATTCTGGGGCTGTTCCCATATACTTTGGCGCCCCAAACGTCTGGGACTTCATACCTCCTCATTCCATAATAGACGGGACACAGTTCAGTTCCATCGAGCAGCTGGCTTCCTACGTAAAGTCCTTAGCTAATGATCCCGTTGCTTATGCTGAGTATCACGCGTGGAGGAGATGTGGCGTTTTAGGTAACTACGGAAAGACTCGTGCAGCTAGCCTCGACACGCTGCCTTGCAGACTGTGTGAACAAGTGAGCGAGATGAATGGGAGAGATGCAAAAGCTTTGTAG
- the LOC121756999 gene encoding alpha-(1,4)-fucosyltransferase-like isoform X1, whose product MQLKTINTFAVTLMLTAAVIILFSTGFLEFPAADSAVPSPKDSIFYSLSKSDSPEPFRDLFGAFKKWDSEVGCAQFRETHRDLLVNGSKMSSLQNAEGGIECGELQMKHVSVLVKGWTWVPDNMDNLYSCRCGLSCLWTKSSLLADKPDALLFETTTPPILRRDGDPLRVYMDLEAGRKRSGNEDIFISYHARDNVQSTYAGAVFHNNRNYQLSSDKNNDTLVYWSSSRCLPQRNQLAKKILSLLPTHSFGKCLNNVGGLDQALSFYPECVKDPNEKPKWWDHLHCAMSHYKFVLAIENTMTESYVTEKLFYALDSGAVPIYFGAPNVWDFIPPHSIIDGTQFSSIEQLASYVKSLANDPVAYAEYHAWRRCGVLGNYGKTRAASLDTLPCRLCEQVSEMNGRDAKAL is encoded by the exons ATGCAATTGAAAACCATAAACACCTTCGCTGTGACACTGATGTTAACCGCTGCGGTGATCATCCTCTTCTCCACCGGATTTCTCGAATTCCCAGCTGCCGATTCCGCAGTCCCATCACCTAAAGATTCGATCTTCTACTCTCTTTCGAAATCCGATTCGCCGGAGCCCTTCAGAGATTTGTTCGGAGCGTTCAAGAAATGGGATTCCGAGGTGGGCTGCGCCCAATTTAGGGAAACACACCGAGATTTACTGGTGAATGGGTCAAAGATGTCGTCTTTGCAGAATGCGGAGGGGGGGATCGAGTGTGGTGAGCTGCAGATGAAGCATGTCAGCGTTCTGGTCAAAGGGTGGACTTGGGTTCCTGACAATATGGATAATTTGTATAGCTGTAGATGCGGGTTGAGCTGTTTATGGACCAAATCTTCTCTTCTTGCTGATAAGCCTGATGCCCTTTTGTTTGAAACAACCACTCCCCCAATTCTG AGACGGGATGGTGATCCACTTCGGGTGTATATGGATCTTGAAGCTGGTAGGAAGAGGTCAGGCAATGAGGATATCTTTATTAGTTATCATGCTAGAGATAACGTCCAGTCAACTTATGCTGGGGCAGTTTTTCATAACAATCGAAATTATCAATTATCTTCTGATAAGAACAAT GACACACTTGTTTATTGGTCTTCGTCTCGCTGCTTACCTCAAAGGAATCAGCTTGCCAAAAAGATACTCAGCCTGTTACCCACCCACTCTTTTGGGAAGTGCCTGAACAACGTTGGAGGCCTCGACCAGGCACTCTCCTTCTACCCCGAGTGTGTGAAGGATCCCAACGAGAAACCCAAATGGTGGGATCATCTACATTGTGCCATGTCCCACTACAAGTTTGTCCTTGCAATAGAGAACACCATGACAGAGAGCTATGTGACGGAGAAACTCTTCTATGCTCTCGATTCTGGGGCTGTTCCCATATACTTTGGCGCCCCAAACGTCTGGGACTTCATACCTCCTCATTCCATAATAGACGGGACACAGTTCAGTTCCATCGAGCAGCTGGCTTCCTACGTAAAGTCCTTAGCTAATGATCCCGTTGCTTATGCTGAGTATCACGCGTGGAGGAGATGTGGCGTTTTAGGTAACTACGGAAAGACTCGTGCAGCTAGCCTCGACACGCTGCCTTGCAGACTGTGTGAACAAGTGAGCGAGATGAATGGGAGAGATGCAAAAGCTTTGTAG